The following proteins are co-located in the Primulina tabacum isolate GXHZ01 chromosome 11, ASM2559414v2, whole genome shotgun sequence genome:
- the LOC142519065 gene encoding glucan endo-1,3-beta-D-glucosidase-like, with product MAKAFVSLFFLLFSVSAVSQMRSARGQEMNWCVAKPSSEQVALNDNIQYACNNLADCRVIQPGGACYLPNNLINHASVVMNLYFQSRDRQYWNCEFGGTGLRVITDPSYGGCSYNDTGKQF from the exons ATGGCTAAAGCATTTGTCTCTCTTTTCTTCCTGCTATTTTCAGTCTCGG CGGTATCCCAAATGAGATCGGCCAGAGGGCAGGAG ATGAATTGGTGCGTGGCAAAACCTTCGAGCGAGCAGGTCGCTCTGAATGACAACATCCAATACGCCTGCAACAATCTGGCCGACTGCAGGGTGATTCAGCCGGGCGGTGCTTGCTACTTACCGAATAATCTCATCAACCACGCTTCCGTAGTCATGAATCTGTATTTCCAGTCCAGGGACAGGCAATACTGGAACTGTGAATTTGGAGGCACTGGACTCCGTGTCATCACTGATCCAA GCTATGGAGGCTGCAGCTACAATGATACTGGGAAACAGTTCTAG